GAATAACTGGTAGGCACATGGATAAAATTGAGTTTACCATGAGCAAGGCATTAATCTGCTGGTCATCGAGTCCGGAATCGAGCAAAATCTCAACAAAATCATTCTTCTTGCTGTTGTTATGCTGCTTggctatttttctttctttgagcaTAGCACCCCAAACACTATAAATCCCTTGCAGACAATCAGCAACATCTTTTCTTTGTCCAAACAAATCGAATTTACCCAAAAATGGAAAATAATCAGCTGGATTTGTCGAGTTCCCCAATTCCAGCATTCTCCATAGATGTTCTTTCATTTCTACACTTCCACTACTTTCATCACCcaacttgaaaatattttgtgaaAATATCAAGTTACCGAATATATTCACCAACGTCCCAAATACAACTTCAGCAATTTTCACTTCATTTCCTACATTTTTCTTCAAATACTCCACCATTTCCATAGCCTTACTTTCTCTAACTTCAGCTTGACTTTCAATCATCTTCTGCGTAAAAAGTTCCGTTCTACAAACTTTCCGCAGTTTCTTCCATGTTTCATTACATTCAGACCACACAATAGAGTTCTCCACATGTTCTTTTACCCGGAAACTTTGAAACACGTATCGACCAGAGAGAACACGATCATGCGTCTTTAGAATCTCGCTAGCTGCTAATGGAGTTGAAGCTACAACAACCGTTTCACTTCCTAGTTTCAGTGAAAAGAGATCACCATAGGTTTCAGCAAGCTGAGCAAACTGAGAATGAGGTTTCTCACCAAGTTGAAGAAGGTTTCCAACTATTGGCCAGGGTTTTGGACCTGGTGGCAAACCTTTAGGACTTGAATCTCTGAAGATTAAGTATAAGAAAGTAGTGATCACAACTGCTACAAGTGATACTGTGACGATCTCCATATTTTCtctcaatgtatttttctttgGTTGTTTATATAAAGAAGTTAAGTTTCATAGAGCAAGTATGTCCAGAATCTTGTAGGGAAATTCAATTTGGATGGCACTCGTGGATTGTCAAGTGCTACACACGAGATGCATGTGGGCATTTTTTTAAGGGGGTGCGTGGGAGAACTTTTTTGAATAATTTTTGGTTTAACAGACAAAACTTGTCAAATTGTGCATATCCACATGCTAACATATGGAACAGTAGCCTGCCTGTAGGTGTACAAAATAGTGGTTGATTCAACATGGAATCTAATCCAGATAACTGTTGGAAGGTTTTTTCTAATAATTTCTTTGAATGAAGTTGATGTTTTCAACTTACATGTACAAGAAGTCCCAGGATATGAATAACCTTTCAAGGCACCCATATGTCATGTTCTGATTTCACAGTTAAGAGTCAAGTGGAATTGATACTCAGAGATGATATAATCATAATAAGCTTAAATGAAAATACATTATTTGAAACCACCAACCAAACTCTATAACTTCTCAATTTACATACAGATTAAATTTaatgagagaagaaaaaaaaaaagaaaaaggaagaggGGGAGGCCTTGAGATTTCTGTACACGGTTTCTTACTTCTAAAGCTTTATAGTAACTATCCCCAGCGACAAAGTAGAGTTGGTCGAAAAACTTCAATAACTACGGATCCATTATAATACTTACATTACATTAGCATGGGGTATTCTTCGAACCGGAGTTTGAAACAAACTTCTCTTCAGGAGGATAGATGGGGAGATTTAGGTGAGATCCAATGTGGATCAAACTTTCTTCTACTCACTCGTGGGACTGGAATAATCAAGCAATGCAAATTTTACAAGTAAACCAATCTTGCCACCTTCTGTAACTAGCTTAGCAGCAATTACCATCCAGTGTCCGGGAATATCGTGTGGCCCCCGGACTATTTCTGACGTCTCAACATATTTAAGAAGCTTTTGAGAGTGAACTGGTCTTGGAGGGCCATCAGAATACACTCCGGAATTTATAGCTACCACAGGAGCTGCCTTTGAAGGACCTGAAGTCGTGAAAGTTGTGCTGAAATTGGCGAGGAaacttgatttttgtgaagatgcTGGTGCAACTGCCCATTCTGTTTTCTGGATGCTGAAACCAGGAATATGTGTGTAGAGTAAACGAAGGTGAAGAATGTGTTTTGGCCATTTCCCCTTGGTCATGAGTTGAGCTCCAGTGACAATGAATACACCTGGTGATTCTCCATGCAACCAACCTGGATCATGTTTTACGACTGATGTGCAAATGTTggagtatcttttccattttatgGGTTCTAAGTATGGGACACTGGATTCATCAGACCCTCGCCATTGACATTGTTTCAGCGTAGTGGGGCCAGCCCATGAAGATTCAAGTAACCTTGGAAGGTTCGAGAGGTGCTGTACATGTATGGCCAAGCGGTTGCATGCCTTCCCTTCTAGGTAAAGACGAAGACCTACCACAGGAGTCCTGCCACTTGAGACCTAGAATTGACGCCAAAAATTTATTAATACAAGTCATACACGACAAATTCTGCTCTTAACCTAAAATATTAATGATTGTGATCCTACCAGGTAATGTAATTGAAATTGGTAATAACTACATTGATCCTACTGAGGCTCCGGAAGTCATATATATGTTTTGCTTATCATGTGATGATACTTTACATATGAAAGAGGTTCCGTTGACATTGTTAAATTGACACTATCTTACACATTCgaccctagtttttttatgcgGTTCAAATAAAAACTAGTTATAATCTAATTCTTTAGGTATGATGCTCTTCTCATTATGCACTCCACTCCCACCAAAAATTAGTGCATTTCGTAGTATGTATCCATCATTTACTGGTTTTGATTTCAATTGTTGCTaacaaacagttgagtttcaaaCTGGTAAAAAGTTAGGGTACAAGTCATGAAATGCGCTAATTTTTTGCGAGAGTGTACCACATCAAGAAGATTGTTAAATATGAACAGTAAGCTTCCGACTATTTTCACTTGAATATTAAAAAAACTTCAGCATAAAAAATGTCGATAGTATAAATTTAACAATGTCAATGGGACCTCCCTCTTTTATTATGATGGCATCAATGCTTAAGAAAGCTTCAAATATTAACAGCCTGCTTTAAGAAGCATGCTAAAATCATTTTAGAATAGCCTGCCTTCTGAAGCATGCTAAAAGCATCAGTTTAGCAAAAAAACA
This is a stretch of genomic DNA from Papaver somniferum cultivar HN1 chromosome 1, ASM357369v1, whole genome shotgun sequence. It encodes these proteins:
- the LOC113314340 gene encoding (S)-N-methylcoclaurine 3'-hydroxylase isozyme 1, which gives rise to MEIVTVSLVAVVITTFLYLIFRDSSPKGLPPGPKPWPIVGNLLQLGEKPHSQFAQLAETYGDLFSLKLGSETVVVASTPLAASEILKTHDRVLSGRYVFQSFRVKEHVENSIVWSECNETWKKLRKVCRTELFTQKMIESQAEVRESKAMEMVEYLKKNVGNEVKIAEVVFGTLVNIFGNLIFSQNIFKLGDESSGSVEMKEHLWRMLELGNSTNPADYFPFLGKFDLFGQRKDVADCLQGIYSVWGAMLKERKIAKQHNNSKKNDFVEILLDSGLDDQQINALLMEIFGAGTETSASTIEWALSELTKNPQVTANMRLELLSVVGKRPVKESDIPNMPYLQAFVKETLRLHPATPLLLPRRALETCKVLNYTIPKECQIMVNAWGIGRDPKRWTDPLKFSPERFLNSSIDFKGNDFELIPFGAGRRICPGVPLATQFISLIVSSLVQNFDWGLPKGMDPSQLIMEEKFGLTLQKEPPLYIVPKTRD